In Nicotiana tabacum cultivar K326 chromosome 19, ASM71507v2, whole genome shotgun sequence, one DNA window encodes the following:
- the LOC107785718 gene encoding bifunctional protein FolD 2-like isoform X2 has protein sequence MQDRAAMFCRMLEKAFHSSAQRANKHRLRFPPLTSVDLPDIWIPRHDTSIAKTCSPHLKTNSIGQIARVLEGKPIANNINSWIAAEISELKNTIGKTPGLGVILVGGRRDSQSFVHIKMKACMKVGIAPFTVELPEDCTEAELLDAVSSFNENPLIHGVVVQLPLPKHLDEEKIISYVSPEKDVDGFHPTNVGNLAMRGREPSFIPCASKSCVELLLRNDVKIKGKNVVVVGRSKLGGLPTSLLIQRHHATVTTVHAFTGNPEQVTCGADILVSDIGVPNMIRGHWLKPGVIVVDMGANSVEDTGSLQGHRLVVDVCYEEAIVKASAITPVPGGYGYNHNILRSKFILFQLRKSTYLSG, from the exons ATGCAAGATAGAGCGGCAATGTTCTGTCGAATGTTGGAGAAGGCATTTCATTCGTCGGCGCAGAGGGCAAATAAACACCGCCTACGGTTTCCACCCCTCACATCCGTCGATCTTCCTGACATTTGGATTCCACGCCACGACACATCCATCGCCAAAACATGTTCTCCTCATCTCAAGACTAATT CTATTGGTCAGATTGCTAGAGTGCTTGAAGGAAAGCCAATTGCAAACAATATAAACTCTTGGATAGCAGCTGAAATATCTGAATTGAAGAATACGATCGGAAAGACTCCAGGTTTAGGTGTTATCCTTGTGGGTGGAAGGAGGGATTCTCAATCTTTTGTCCATATTAAGATGAAAGCTTGCATGAAAGTTGGAATAGCACCATTCACGGTGGAACTTCCTGAGGATTGCACTGAAGCTGAATTACTTGATGCAGTTTCAAGTTTTAATGAGAATCCATTAATACATGGTGTAGTTGTGCAGCTTCCTCTACCAAAA CACTTGGATGAAGAAAAGATTATAAGCTATGTGAGTCCGGAGAAAGATGTGGATGGCTTTCATCCCACCAATGTTGGTAATCTTGCCATGCGCGGAAGGGAGCCCTCATTCATCCCTTGTGCTTCAAAGAGTTGCGTTGAGTTACTGCTCAGGAATGATGTGAAAATCAAAGGTAAAAATGTAGTGGTAGTCGGGAGGAGCAAGCTTGGGGGGTTGCCCACTTCCTTGCTAATACAG AGGCACCATGCAACAGTCACTACTGTGCACGCATTCACCGGGAACCCAGAGCAAGTAACCTGTGGGGCTGACATTTTGGTTTCAGATATTGGAGTTCCAAACATGATTCGAGGGCACTGGCTGAAACCAGGGGTTATTGTTGTTGACATGGGTGCAAATTCAGTTGAG GATACTGGCAGTTTGCAGGGTCATCGTCTGGTTGTAGATGTTTGCTATGAGGAAGCGATAGTGAAGGCCTCAGCTATTACCCCTGTTCCAGGAG GTTATGGTTATAATCACAACATCCTCAGATCCAAGTTTATTCTCTTCCAACTCAGAAAATCAACTTATCTGAGTGGTTAG
- the LOC107785718 gene encoding bifunctional protein FolD 2-like isoform X1 — MQDRAAMFCRMLEKAFHSSAQRANKHRLRFPPLTSVDLPDIWIPRHDTSIAKTCSPHLKTNSIGQIARVLEGKPIANNINSWIAAEISELKNTIGKTPGLGVILVGGRRDSQSFVHIKMKACMKVGIAPFTVELPEDCTEAELLDAVSSFNENPLIHGVVVQLPLPKHLDEEKIISYVSPEKDVDGFHPTNVGNLAMRGREPSFIPCASKSCVELLLRNDVKIKGKNVVVVGRSKLGGLPTSLLIQRHHATVTTVHAFTGNPEQVTCGADILVSDIGVPNMIRGHWLKPGVIVVDMGANSVEDTGSLQGHRLVVDVCYEEAIVKASAITPVPGVVSGPTYAHLDNSNAYLLPLFSIGYGYNHNILRSKFILFQLRKSTYLSG, encoded by the exons ATGCAAGATAGAGCGGCAATGTTCTGTCGAATGTTGGAGAAGGCATTTCATTCGTCGGCGCAGAGGGCAAATAAACACCGCCTACGGTTTCCACCCCTCACATCCGTCGATCTTCCTGACATTTGGATTCCACGCCACGACACATCCATCGCCAAAACATGTTCTCCTCATCTCAAGACTAATT CTATTGGTCAGATTGCTAGAGTGCTTGAAGGAAAGCCAATTGCAAACAATATAAACTCTTGGATAGCAGCTGAAATATCTGAATTGAAGAATACGATCGGAAAGACTCCAGGTTTAGGTGTTATCCTTGTGGGTGGAAGGAGGGATTCTCAATCTTTTGTCCATATTAAGATGAAAGCTTGCATGAAAGTTGGAATAGCACCATTCACGGTGGAACTTCCTGAGGATTGCACTGAAGCTGAATTACTTGATGCAGTTTCAAGTTTTAATGAGAATCCATTAATACATGGTGTAGTTGTGCAGCTTCCTCTACCAAAA CACTTGGATGAAGAAAAGATTATAAGCTATGTGAGTCCGGAGAAAGATGTGGATGGCTTTCATCCCACCAATGTTGGTAATCTTGCCATGCGCGGAAGGGAGCCCTCATTCATCCCTTGTGCTTCAAAGAGTTGCGTTGAGTTACTGCTCAGGAATGATGTGAAAATCAAAGGTAAAAATGTAGTGGTAGTCGGGAGGAGCAAGCTTGGGGGGTTGCCCACTTCCTTGCTAATACAG AGGCACCATGCAACAGTCACTACTGTGCACGCATTCACCGGGAACCCAGAGCAAGTAACCTGTGGGGCTGACATTTTGGTTTCAGATATTGGAGTTCCAAACATGATTCGAGGGCACTGGCTGAAACCAGGGGTTATTGTTGTTGACATGGGTGCAAATTCAGTTGAG GATACTGGCAGTTTGCAGGGTCATCGTCTGGTTGTAGATGTTTGCTATGAGGAAGCGATAGTGAAGGCCTCAGCTATTACCCCTGTTCCAGGAG TGGTGTCTGGACCTACTTACGCGCACCTTGACAATTCCAACGCGTACTTGCTACCTCTCTTCAGCATAG GTTATGGTTATAATCACAACATCCTCAGATCCAAGTTTATTCTCTTCCAACTCAGAAAATCAACTTATCTGAGTGGTTAG
- the LOC107785718 gene encoding bifunctional protein FolD 1, mitochondrial-like isoform X3 has translation MKACMKVGIAPFTVELPEDCTEAELLDAVSSFNENPLIHGVVVQLPLPKHLDEEKIISYVSPEKDVDGFHPTNVGNLAMRGREPSFIPCASKSCVELLLRNDVKIKGKNVVVVGRSKLGGLPTSLLIQRHHATVTTVHAFTGNPEQVTCGADILVSDIGVPNMIRGHWLKPGVIVVDMGANSVEDTGSLQGHRLVVDVCYEEAIVKASAITPVPGVVSGPTYAHLDNSNAYLLPLFSIGYGYNHNILRSKFILFQLRKSTYLSG, from the exons ATGAAAGCTTGCATGAAAGTTGGAATAGCACCATTCACGGTGGAACTTCCTGAGGATTGCACTGAAGCTGAATTACTTGATGCAGTTTCAAGTTTTAATGAGAATCCATTAATACATGGTGTAGTTGTGCAGCTTCCTCTACCAAAA CACTTGGATGAAGAAAAGATTATAAGCTATGTGAGTCCGGAGAAAGATGTGGATGGCTTTCATCCCACCAATGTTGGTAATCTTGCCATGCGCGGAAGGGAGCCCTCATTCATCCCTTGTGCTTCAAAGAGTTGCGTTGAGTTACTGCTCAGGAATGATGTGAAAATCAAAGGTAAAAATGTAGTGGTAGTCGGGAGGAGCAAGCTTGGGGGGTTGCCCACTTCCTTGCTAATACAG AGGCACCATGCAACAGTCACTACTGTGCACGCATTCACCGGGAACCCAGAGCAAGTAACCTGTGGGGCTGACATTTTGGTTTCAGATATTGGAGTTCCAAACATGATTCGAGGGCACTGGCTGAAACCAGGGGTTATTGTTGTTGACATGGGTGCAAATTCAGTTGAG GATACTGGCAGTTTGCAGGGTCATCGTCTGGTTGTAGATGTTTGCTATGAGGAAGCGATAGTGAAGGCCTCAGCTATTACCCCTGTTCCAGGAG TGGTGTCTGGACCTACTTACGCGCACCTTGACAATTCCAACGCGTACTTGCTACCTCTCTTCAGCATAG GTTATGGTTATAATCACAACATCCTCAGATCCAAGTTTATTCTCTTCCAACTCAGAAAATCAACTTATCTGAGTGGTTAG